The following coding sequences are from one Streptomyces sp. V3I7 window:
- the nusG gene encoding transcription termination/antitermination protein NusG → MSDPNLNDATEPRENAAETVDDELDIVEGADEQDEFEAAEAEAGEPAEEAAVNVVDEVEVEAVEEEPAEPVDPIQALRDELRTLPGEWYVIHTYAGYENRVKTNLEQRAVSLNVEDFIFQAEVPQEEVAQIKNGERKTIKQNKLPGYVLVRMDLTNESWGVVRNTPGVTGFVGNAYDPYPLTLDEIVKMLAPEAEEKAAREAAEAEGKPAPQRKVEVQVLDFEVGDSVTVTDGPFATLQATINEINPDSKKVKGLVEIFGRETPVELSFDQIQKN, encoded by the coding sequence GTGTCTGACCCGAACCTGAACGACGCCACCGAGCCTCGCGAGAATGCCGCCGAGACGGTGGACGACGAGCTCGACATCGTCGAGGGCGCGGACGAGCAGGACGAGTTCGAGGCTGCCGAGGCCGAGGCGGGGGAGCCGGCCGAGGAGGCCGCCGTCAACGTCGTGGACGAGGTCGAGGTCGAGGCCGTCGAGGAAGAGCCCGCCGAGCCCGTCGACCCGATCCAGGCCCTGCGCGACGAACTGCGCACGCTGCCGGGCGAGTGGTACGTCATCCACACGTACGCCGGCTACGAGAACCGCGTGAAGACCAACCTCGAGCAGCGCGCCGTCTCGCTGAACGTCGAGGACTTCATCTTCCAGGCCGAGGTGCCGCAGGAAGAGGTCGCGCAGATCAAGAACGGCGAGCGCAAGACGATCAAGCAGAACAAGCTGCCGGGTTACGTCCTGGTCCGCATGGACCTGACGAACGAGTCCTGGGGTGTCGTCCGCAACACCCCCGGTGTCACCGGCTTCGTCGGCAACGCCTACGACCCGTACCCGCTGACCCTGGACGAGATCGTCAAGATGCTCGCCCCGGAGGCCGAGGAGAAGGCCGCCCGCGAGGCCGCCGAGGCCGAGGGCAAGCCCGCCCCGCAGCGCAAGGTCGAGGTCCAGGTGCTGGACTTCGAGGTCGGCGACTCGGTCACCGTCACCGACGGCCCGTTCGCCACGCTGCAGGCGACCATCAACGAGATCAACCCCGACTCGAAGAAGGTCAAGGGTCTGGTGGAGATCTTCGGCCGCGAGACGCCGGTCGAGCTCTCCTTCGACCAGATCCAGAAGAACTGA
- the rplK gene encoding 50S ribosomal protein L11, which produces MPPKKKKVTGLIKLQINAGAANPAPPVGPALGQHGVNIMEFCKAYNAATESQRGWVIPVEITVYEDRSFTFVTKTPPAAKMILKAAGVEKGSGEPHKTKVAKITEAQVREIATTKMPDLNANDLDAASKIIAGTARSMGITVEG; this is translated from the coding sequence ATGCCTCCCAAGAAGAAGAAGGTCACGGGGCTTATCAAGCTCCAGATCAACGCCGGCGCGGCGAACCCGGCCCCGCCGGTCGGCCCCGCGCTCGGTCAGCACGGCGTCAACATCATGGAGTTCTGCAAGGCCTACAACGCCGCGACCGAGTCGCAGCGTGGCTGGGTGATCCCGGTGGAGATCACGGTCTACGAGGACCGTTCCTTCACCTTCGTCACCAAGACTCCGCCGGCCGCGAAGATGATCCTCAAGGCCGCGGGTGTCGAGAAGGGCTCCGGCGAGCCGCACAAGACCAAGGTCGCCAAGATCACCGAGGCGCAGGTCCGCGAGATCGCCACCACCAAGATGCCCGACCTCAACGCCAATGACCTCGACGCCGCGTCGAAGATCATCGCCGGCACCGCCCGTTCCATGGGCATCACGGTCGAGGGCTGA
- the rplA gene encoding 50S ribosomal protein L1: protein MSKRSKALRAADAKIDREKQYAPLEAVRLAKETSTSKFDGTVEVAFRLGVDPRKADQMVRGTVNLPHGTGKTARVLVFATGDRAEAARAAGADIVGADELIDEVAKGRLDFDAVVATPDLMGKVGRLGRVLGPRGLMPNPKTGTVTPDTAKAVTEIKGGKIEFRVDKHSNLHFIIGKTSFDDTKLVENYGAALEEILRLKPSAAKGRYIKKAAISTTMGPGIQLDPNRTRNLLVEEDPAAV from the coding sequence GTGAGCAAGCGCAGCAAGGCTCTCCGCGCTGCGGACGCCAAGATCGACCGGGAGAAGCAGTACGCCCCGCTCGAGGCCGTCCGTCTCGCCAAGGAGACCTCCACGTCCAAGTTCGACGGCACCGTCGAGGTCGCCTTCCGTCTGGGTGTCGACCCGCGCAAGGCCGACCAGATGGTCCGTGGCACCGTGAACCTTCCGCACGGCACCGGTAAGACCGCCCGGGTCCTGGTCTTCGCGACCGGTGACCGTGCCGAGGCCGCGCGTGCCGCGGGCGCCGACATCGTCGGTGCCGACGAGCTGATCGACGAGGTGGCGAAGGGCCGTCTGGACTTCGACGCCGTCGTCGCCACCCCGGACCTCATGGGCAAGGTCGGCCGCCTCGGCCGCGTCCTCGGCCCGCGTGGTCTGATGCCGAACCCGAAGACCGGCACCGTGACCCCGGACACCGCCAAGGCTGTGACCGAGATCAAGGGCGGCAAGATCGAGTTCCGCGTCGACAAGCACTCGAACCTGCACTTCATCATCGGCAAGACGTCGTTCGACGACACCAAGCTGGTGGAGAACTACGGCGCCGCGCTGGAGGAGATCCTCCGTCTGAAGCCGTCCGCCGCCAAGGGTCGCTACATCAAGAAGGCCGCCATCAGCACCACGATGGGCCCCGGCATCCAGCTCGACCCGAACCGCACCCGCAACCTCCTCGTCGAGGAGGACCCGGCCGCCGTCTGA
- the rplJ gene encoding 50S ribosomal protein L10, whose translation MARPDKAAAVAELTEQFRSSNAAVLTEYRGLTVAQLKTLRRSLGEDAQYAVVKNTLTKIAANEAGITSLDDLFNGPTAVAFIAGDPVTSAKGLRDFAKENPNLVIKGGVLDGKALSADEIKKLADLESREVLLSKLAGAFKGKQSQAASLFQALPTKLVRTVDALRAKQDEQGGAE comes from the coding sequence ATGGCAAGGCCCGACAAGGCTGCCGCGGTAGCCGAGCTCACGGAGCAGTTCCGTAGCTCGAACGCCGCCGTGCTGACCGAGTACCGGGGTCTCACCGTGGCGCAGCTCAAGACGCTGCGTCGTTCGCTCGGTGAAGACGCCCAGTACGCCGTGGTGAAGAACACGCTGACCAAGATTGCGGCCAACGAGGCCGGGATCACCTCGCTCGACGACCTGTTCAACGGTCCGACGGCGGTCGCCTTCATCGCCGGTGACCCGGTGACGTCGGCGAAGGGTCTTCGTGACTTCGCCAAGGAGAACCCGAACCTCGTCATCAAGGGCGGTGTCCTTGACGGCAAGGCGCTGTCCGCCGACGAGATCAAGAAGCTTGCGGACCTCGAGTCCCGCGAGGTTCTGCTCTCCAAGCTGGCGGGTGCCTTCAAGGGCAAGCAGTCCCAGGCTGCTTCGCTCTTCCAGGCGCTTCCGACGAAGCTCGTCCGCACTGTGGACGCCCTTCGCGCCAAGCAGGACGAGCAGGGCGGTGCCGAGTAA
- the rplL gene encoding 50S ribosomal protein L7/L12, which translates to MAKLSQEDLLAQFEEMTLIELSEFVKAFEEKFDVTAAAAAPVMMAGAPGAPAEAAEEKDEFDVILTGAGDKKIQVIKVVRELTSLGLKEAKDLVDGTPKPVLEKVNKEAAEKAAESLKAAGAAVEVK; encoded by the coding sequence ATGGCGAAGCTCAGCCAGGAAGACCTGCTCGCGCAGTTCGAGGAGATGACCCTCATCGAGCTCTCCGAGTTCGTGAAGGCCTTCGAGGAGAAGTTCGACGTCACCGCGGCCGCCGCTGCCCCGGTCATGATGGCCGGCGCCCCGGGCGCCCCGGCCGAGGCCGCCGAGGAGAAGGACGAGTTCGACGTCATCCTCACCGGCGCCGGCGACAAGAAGATCCAGGTCATCAAGGTCGTGCGTGAGCTGACCTCCCTGGGCCTGAAGGAGGCCAAGGACCTCGTCGACGGCACCCCGAAGCCGGTCCTCGAGAAGGTCAACAAGGAGGCCGCTGAGAAGGCCGCCGAGTCCCTCAAGGCTGCCGGTGCGGCCGTCGAGGTCAAGTAA
- the rpoB gene encoding DNA-directed RNA polymerase subunit beta translates to MAASRTASTANTNNGASTAPLRISFAKIKEPLEVPNLLALQTESFDWLLGNDAWKARVEQALENGQDVPTKSGLEEIFEEISPIEDFSGSMSLTFRDHRFEPPKNSIDECKDRDFTYAAPLFVTAEFTNNETGEIKSQTVFMGDFPLMTNKGTFVINGTERVVVSQLVRSPGVYFDSSIDKTSDKDIFSAKIIPSRGAWLEMEIDKRDMVGVRIDRKRKQSVTVLLKALGWTNEQILEEFGEYESMRATLEKDHTQGQDDALLDIYRKLRPGEPPTREAAQTLLENLYFNPKRYDLAKVGRYKVNKKLGADAPLDAGILTVEDIISTIKYLVKLHAGETETVGDSGQSIVVETDDIDHFGNRRLRSVGELIQNQVRTGLARMERVVRERMTTQDVEAITPQTLINIRPVVASIKEFFGTSQLSQFMDQNNPLSGLTHKRRLSALGPGGLSRERAGFEVRDVHPSHYGRMCPIETPEGPNIGLIGSLASYGRVNAFGFVETPYRKVIDGQVTDEVDYLTADEEDRFVIAQANAPLTDELRFAENRVLVRRRGGEVDYVTGEDVDYMDVSPRQMVSVATAMIPFLEHDDANRALMGANMMRQAVPLIKSEAPLVGTGMEYRSAVDAGDVVKAEKPGVVQEVSADYVTTANDDGTYITYRLHKFSRSNQGTSVNQKVIVNEGDRIIEGQVLADGPATENGEMALGKNLLVAFMPWEGHNYEDAIILSQRLVQDDVLSSIHIEEHEVDARDTKLGPEEITRDIPNVSEEVLADLDERGIIRIGAEVTAGDILVGKVTPKGETELTPEERLLRAIFGEKAREVRDTSLKVPHGETGKVIGVRVFDREEGDELPPGVNQLVRVYVAQKRKITDGDKLAGRHGNKGVISKILPVEDMPFLEDGTPVDIILNPLGVPSRMNPGQVLEIHLGWLASQGWDVSGLGEEWAKRLQTIGADDVAPRTNVATPVFDGAREDELAGLLENTRPNRDGDRMVLPSGKARLFDGRSGEPFPDPISVGYMYILKLHHLVDDKLHARSTGPYSMITQQPLGGKAQFGGQRFGEMEVWALEAYGAAYALQELLTIKSDDVTGRVKVYEAIVKGENIPEPGIPESFKVLIKEMQSLCLNVEVLSSDGMSIEMRDTDEDVFRAAEELGIDLSRREPSSVEEV, encoded by the coding sequence TTGGCCGCCTCGCGCACTGCCTCGACCGCGAATACGAACAACGGCGCAAGCACCGCCCCGCTGCGCATCTCCTTTGCAAAGATCAAGGAGCCCCTCGAGGTTCCGAACCTTCTCGCGCTGCAAACCGAGAGCTTCGACTGGCTGCTCGGCAACGACGCGTGGAAGGCTCGCGTCGAGCAGGCTCTGGAGAACGGTCAGGACGTCCCCACCAAGTCCGGTCTGGAGGAGATCTTCGAGGAGATCTCCCCGATCGAGGACTTCTCCGGGTCGATGTCCCTGACGTTCCGGGACCACCGCTTCGAGCCGCCGAAGAACTCCATCGACGAGTGCAAGGACCGCGACTTCACGTACGCGGCCCCGCTCTTCGTCACCGCCGAGTTCACCAACAACGAGACCGGCGAGATCAAGTCCCAGACCGTCTTCATGGGCGACTTCCCGCTCATGACGAACAAGGGCACTTTCGTCATCAACGGCACCGAGCGTGTCGTGGTGTCCCAGCTGGTTCGTTCCCCCGGTGTCTACTTCGACTCCTCCATCGACAAGACGTCCGACAAGGACATCTTCTCGGCCAAGATCATCCCGTCCCGGGGTGCCTGGCTGGAGATGGAGATCGACAAGCGCGACATGGTCGGTGTGCGCATCGACCGCAAGCGCAAGCAGTCCGTCACCGTCCTCCTGAAGGCGCTCGGCTGGACCAACGAGCAGATCCTCGAGGAGTTCGGCGAGTACGAGTCCATGCGCGCCACCCTGGAGAAGGACCACACCCAGGGCCAGGACGACGCGCTGCTCGACATCTACCGCAAGCTGCGCCCGGGCGAGCCCCCGACGCGTGAGGCCGCGCAGACGCTGCTCGAGAACCTCTACTTCAACCCCAAGCGCTACGACCTGGCGAAGGTCGGCCGCTACAAGGTCAACAAGAAGCTGGGTGCGGACGCTCCGCTCGACGCGGGCATCCTGACCGTCGAGGACATCATCTCGACGATCAAGTACCTGGTGAAGCTGCACGCCGGCGAGACCGAGACGGTCGGCGACAGCGGCCAGTCGATCGTCGTCGAGACCGACGACATCGACCACTTCGGCAACCGTCGTCTGCGCAGCGTCGGCGAGCTCATCCAGAACCAGGTCCGTACGGGTCTGGCTCGTATGGAGCGCGTCGTGCGTGAGCGCATGACCACGCAGGACGTCGAGGCGATCACGCCGCAGACCCTGATCAACATCCGGCCGGTCGTCGCCTCCATCAAGGAGTTCTTCGGCACCAGCCAGTTGTCGCAGTTCATGGACCAGAACAACCCGCTGTCCGGGCTGACGCACAAGCGTCGTCTGTCCGCGCTCGGCCCGGGTGGTCTCTCCCGTGAGCGGGCCGGCTTCGAGGTCCGAGACGTGCACCCGTCCCACTACGGACGCATGTGCCCGATCGAGACCCCCGAAGGCCCGAACATCGGTCTGATCGGTTCGCTGGCCTCCTACGGCCGGGTCAACGCGTTCGGTTTCGTCGAGACCCCGTACCGCAAGGTCATCGACGGCCAGGTCACCGACGAGGTCGACTACCTGACCGCCGACGAAGAGGACCGGTTCGTCATCGCGCAGGCCAACGCGCCGCTGACGGACGAGCTCCGCTTCGCCGAGAACCGCGTCCTGGTCCGCCGCCGTGGCGGTGAGGTCGACTACGTCACCGGCGAGGACGTCGACTACATGGACGTCTCGCCGCGCCAGATGGTGTCGGTCGCGACCGCCATGATCCCGTTCCTCGAGCACGACGACGCCAACCGTGCCCTCATGGGCGCGAACATGATGCGCCAGGCCGTGCCGCTCATCAAGTCCGAGGCCCCGCTCGTCGGCACCGGCATGGAGTACCGCTCCGCCGTCGACGCCGGCGACGTGGTCAAGGCCGAGAAGCCGGGTGTGGTCCAGGAGGTCTCCGCGGACTACGTCACCACGGCGAACGACGACGGCACGTACATCACGTACCGCCTGCACAAGTTCTCGCGCTCCAACCAGGGCACCTCGGTCAACCAGAAGGTCATCGTCAACGAGGGCGACCGGATCATCGAGGGCCAGGTCCTCGCCGACGGTCCGGCCACCGAGAACGGTGAGATGGCCCTGGGCAAGAACCTGCTCGTGGCGTTCATGCCGTGGGAGGGTCACAACTACGAGGACGCGATCATCCTGTCGCAGCGCCTCGTGCAGGACGACGTCCTCTCCTCGATCCACATCGAGGAGCACGAGGTCGACGCCCGTGACACCAAGCTCGGCCCCGAGGAGATCACCCGGGACATCCCGAACGTCTCCGAGGAGGTCCTCGCCGACCTCGACGAGCGCGGCATCATCCGCATCGGCGCCGAGGTCACCGCGGGCGACATCCTCGTCGGCAAGGTCACCCCGAAGGGTGAGACCGAGCTGACGCCGGAGGAGCGCCTGCTGCGCGCGATCTTCGGTGAGAAGGCCCGTGAGGTCCGTGACACCTCGCTGAAGGTGCCGCACGGCGAGACCGGCAAGGTCATCGGCGTGCGCGTCTTCGACCGTGAGGAGGGCGACGAGCTTCCCCCGGGTGTGAATCAGCTTGTGCGCGTGTACGTCGCGCAGAAGCGCAAGATCACCGACGGTGACAAGCTCGCCGGCCGTCACGGCAACAAGGGCGTCATCTCCAAGATTCTGCCCGTCGAGGACATGCCGTTCCTCGAGGACGGAACGCCCGTCGACATCATCCTCAACCCGCTGGGTGTGCCGTCCCGAATGAACCCGGGACAGGTCCTGGAGATCCACCTCGGCTGGCTCGCCAGCCAGGGCTGGGACGTCTCCGGCCTCGGCGAGGAGTGGGCCAAGCGCCTGCAGACGATCGGCGCCGACGACGTCGCCCCGCGCACCAACGTCGCGACCCCGGTCTTCGACGGTGCCCGCGAGGACGAGCTGGCCGGTCTGCTGGAGAACACCCGCCCGAACCGCGACGGCGACCGCATGGTCCTCCCGTCCGGCAAGGCGCGGCTGTTCGACGGCCGCTCCGGTGAGCCGTTCCCGGACCCGATCTCGGTCGGGTACATGTACATCCTCAAGCTGCACCACCTGGTCGACGACAAGCTCCACGCCCGTTCGACCGGTCCGTACTCGATGATCACCCAGCAGCCGCTGGGTGGTAAGGCTCAGTTCGGTGGCCAGCGCTTCGGTGAGATGGAGGTGTGGGCCCTCGAGGCCTACGGCGCCGCGTACGCCCTCCAGGAGCTGCTGACCATCAAGTCCGACGACGTCACCGGCCGCGTGAAGGTCTACGAGGCCATCGTCAAGGGCGAGAACATCCCGGAGCCCGGCATCCCCGAGTCCTTCAAGGTGCTCATCAAGGAGATGCAGTCCCTGTGCCTCAACGTGGAGGTGCTGTCCTCGGACGGCATGTCCATCGAGATGCGCGACACCGACGAGGACGTCTTCCGCGCTGCGGAGGAGCTCGGTATCGACCTGTCCCGGCGCGAGCCGAGCAGCGTCGAAGAGGTCTGA